In one window of Streptomyces griseus subsp. griseus DNA:
- a CDS encoding putative RNA methyltransferase: MPAVFPPALAHLVDLLRCPTCSADLHPAPGAVLCPVGHTFNIARQGYVSLLTGARATSGDDAAMAQARSRFLASGKYAAIGRTLAHLTAAALPEHGKVLDAGCGTGYYLAGVLDQLPEARGLGLDASVRALRSAARAHERAAAASWDVFRPFPLVNQAADVMLNVFAPRNPAEFHRVLRRSGRLIVVRPTHQHMAELRSNVPAMLTIDPHKERRLHQALNPLFEATETQHIEYTSSLTTQEAVDLVGMTPSARHLHDDDLLQSGVLPHRVTVSVLVTAYRPR, translated from the coding sequence ATGCCTGCCGTTTTTCCGCCTGCCCTCGCCCATCTTGTCGACCTGTTGCGCTGCCCGACGTGCAGTGCCGACCTCCACCCTGCTCCCGGCGCCGTGCTCTGCCCGGTGGGCCACACCTTCAACATTGCCCGCCAGGGATACGTCAGCCTCCTGACGGGCGCACGTGCGACCAGCGGGGATGACGCCGCCATGGCGCAGGCCCGAAGCCGGTTTTTAGCCTCCGGCAAGTACGCCGCGATCGGCCGGACCCTGGCCCATCTCACGGCTGCGGCCCTGCCCGAGCACGGCAAGGTCCTCGACGCCGGCTGCGGCACCGGCTACTACCTGGCCGGAGTTCTCGATCAGCTCCCCGAAGCGCGGGGCCTGGGACTGGACGCCTCGGTACGGGCGCTCCGCTCGGCCGCCCGCGCCCATGAGCGGGCCGCTGCAGCAAGCTGGGACGTCTTCCGCCCTTTCCCGCTGGTGAACCAGGCGGCCGATGTGATGCTGAACGTGTTCGCCCCCCGCAATCCGGCCGAGTTCCACCGTGTACTTCGCCGGTCCGGCCGCTTGATCGTGGTCCGCCCCACCCACCAGCACATGGCCGAGCTCCGGAGCAACGTGCCCGCGATGCTCACGATCGACCCGCACAAGGAACGGCGTCTGCACCAGGCGCTGAACCCGCTCTTCGAGGCGACCGAGACACAGCACATCGAATACACCTCCTCGCTGACCACCCAGGAAGCTGTCGACCTGGTGGGGATGACGCCCAGCGCGCGGCACCTCCATGACGATGATCTGCTTCAATCCGGCGTCCTCCCACACCGCGTCACCGTCTCAGTCCTGGTCACGGCATACCGGCCTCGGTGA
- a CDS encoding IS5 family transposase (programmed frameshift) yields the protein MSRSRRTRLLTDEQWNRLVPHLPDNAGKVGRPFADHRRIVEGIIYRYRTGIPWRDLPRDAFGPWQTVWKRHRKWATDGTWDRVLTHLTACADAHDQIDWTVSVDSTIIRAHQHATNTTRPSSEPQTLTRGGVGTSGSEPAAHGIGRSRGGLTTKIHHIVDGRGRPLAVAISEGQIHDGQVLPPLLGDIRVPRLGPGRPRTTPAALLGDKAYSSKQIRAALAARGVRAVIPERADQQANRKRKGHGGGRPHSLQSETFKRRNVVERSFNVLKQWRGLATRYDKLAIVYRSAPVLAAVIVWLRS from the exons GTGAGCAGGAGCAGGCGCACGCGCCTGCTGACCGACGAGCAATGGAACCGACTGGTGCCCCACCTGCCCGACAACGCCGGGAAGGTGGGGCGCCCGTTCGCAGATCACCGTCGCATCGTGGAGGGCATCATCTACCGCTACCGCACCGGCATCCCCTGGCGGGACCTGCCCCGGGACGCGTTCGGGCCCTGGCAGACGGTATGGAAACGCCACCGGAAGTGGGCTACCGACGGGACCTGGGACAGGGTGCTGACACATCTGACCGCCTGCGCCGACGCACACGACCAGATCGACTGGACGGTCTCGGTGGACTCGACCATCATCCGCGCTCACCAGCACGCCACAAACACCACCCGGCCTTCCTCGGAGCCCCAGACCCTCACCCGCGGGGGTGTGGGAACATCCGGATCTGAGCCTGCGGCACACGGCATTGGCCGATCCCGTGGCGGACTGACGACCAAGATCCACCACATTGTTGACGGCCGTGGCCGCCCTCTGGCCGTCGCCATCTCAGAAGGGCAGATCCACGACGGTCAGGTCCTGCCTCCCCTGCTCGGCGACATCCGCGTACCCCGGCTCGGTCCCGGCCGACCCCGGACCACACCAGCAGCACTTCTCGGCGACAAGGCGTACTCGTCCAAGCAGATCCGTGCAGCCCTCGCAGCGCGAGGTGTCCGCGCCGTCATCCCCGAGCGCGCCGACCAGCAAGCCAACCGCAAACGAAAGGGCCACGGCGGAGGCCGCCCGCACTCGCTGCAGTCGGAGACCTTCAAGCGCAGGAACGTCGTCGAGCGATCCTTCAACGTGCTCAAACAGTGGCGGGGCCTGGCCACGCGCTACGACAAACTCGCGATTGTCTACCGCTCAGCAC CCGTGCTGGCGGCAGTGATCGTCTGGTTACGCAGTTAG
- a CDS encoding transposase, producing the protein MGGVLRAEPLWVETFTGLRMGRFEKLVKAVRERGGNGPGGGRPWCLPLADRVLLVAVYYRTDLTMRQLAPLFGVSPATVCRVIQRLRPLLAIEPAPRPVADVERLWIVDGTLVPVRARTVAASSRNYRFSANVQVIIDADSRLVIASARPVPGNKADAHAWRESDLPAIAAGTTVIADGAYLGTGLIVPHRRRSGRPLLRGQEEDNAEHRRVRARVEHTFARMKNWKILRDCRQKGDRLHHAVQAVATMHNLAMTG; encoded by the coding sequence ATGGGTGGGGTGTTGCGGGCTGAGCCGTTGTGGGTGGAGACGTTCACCGGGTTGCGGATGGGCCGGTTCGAGAAGTTGGTGAAGGCGGTACGGGAGCGGGGAGGAAACGGTCCTGGTGGAGGGCGCCCGTGGTGCCTGCCGCTGGCGGACCGGGTCCTGCTGGTGGCCGTCTATTACCGCACCGACCTCACGATGCGGCAGCTCGCCCCGCTCTTCGGGGTCTCCCCGGCCACCGTCTGCCGGGTCATCCAGCGCCTGCGGCCGCTCCTGGCGATCGAGCCGGCGCCGCGGCCCGTCGCGGACGTCGAACGGTTGTGGATCGTGGACGGAACCCTCGTCCCGGTCCGTGCCCGTACGGTCGCCGCGTCCTCCCGCAACTACCGGTTCTCGGCGAATGTACAGGTCATCATCGATGCGGACAGCCGCCTGGTGATCGCCTCGGCCCGCCCCGTCCCCGGGAACAAGGCCGACGCCCACGCCTGGCGGGAATCGGACCTGCCCGCCATCGCGGCCGGGACCACGGTCATCGCCGACGGCGCCTACCTGGGAACCGGACTGATCGTCCCGCACCGCAGAAGATCCGGACGCCCACTCCTGCGCGGCCAGGAGGAGGACAACGCCGAACACCGGCGCGTCCGAGCCCGCGTCGAGCACACCTTCGCCCGCATGAAGAACTGGAAGATCCTCCGCGACTGCCGCCAGAAAGGAGACCGTCTCCACCACGCCGTCCAAGCCGTCGCCACCATGCACAACCTCGCCATGACCGGCTGA
- a CDS encoding IS5 family transposase (programmed frameshift): MVGIVERLVPDELWELFQRVVPEVPSRPQGGGRRRHGDREVLAAIVFVATSGCTWQQLPSASFGPSGATAHRRFSEWSKARVWAKLHRLVLDELGARGELDWSRCAIDSVNMRALKKGDLTGPNPVDRGKYGSKIHLITERSGLPISVGISGANLHDSQALIPLVKGIPPIRSRRGRRRRKPGKLHADKGYDYAHLRRWLRERGITHRIARKGVESSQRLGRHRWTVERTMAWLAGCRRLHRRYERKADHFLAFTSIACTLICCRRLTK, translated from the exons ATGGTGGGGATCGTTGAGCGTCTGGTGCCGGATGAGTTGTGGGAGTTGTTCCAGCGGGTGGTACCGGAGGTGCCGTCACGCCCGCAGGGTGGCGGCCGGCGTCGGCACGGTGACCGGGAGGTGCTGGCGGCGATCGTCTTCGTGGCCACGTCGGGTTGTACCTGGCAGCAGCTGCCTTCGGCGTCATTCGGCCCGTCTGGAGCGACTGCCCACCGGCGGTTCTCGGAGTGGTCGAAGGCCAGGGTGTGGGCCAAGCTCCACCGCCTGGTCCTCGACGAACTAGGCGCCCGAGGCGAGCTGGACTGGTCGCGGTGCGCGATCGATTCGGTGAACATGAGGGCTCTGAAAA AGGGGGACCTGACAGGTCCGAATCCTGTCGACCGGGGCAAGTACGGCTCGAAGATCCACTTGATCACGGAACGGTCAGGTCTGCCCATATCCGTCGGCATTTCCGGGGCCAACCTCCACGACAGCCAGGCCCTGATCCCGCTCGTGAAGGGCATCCCGCCGATCCGCTCGCGCCGCGGCCGACGGCGGCGCAAGCCCGGCAAACTCCACGCCGACAAGGGCTACGACTACGCTCACCTGCGGCGATGGTTACGCGAGCGAGGCATCACCCACCGCATCGCCCGCAAGGGAGTCGAGTCGTCGCAACGGCTGGGCCGCCACCGCTGGACCGTGGAACGCACCATGGCCTGGCTCGCCGGCTGCCGACGCCTTCACCGACGCTACGAACGCAAAGCCGACCACTTCCTCGCCTTCACCAGCATCGCCTGCACCCTCATCTGCTGCCGCAGACTCACCAAATGA